The Clostridiaceae bacterium HFYG-1003 genome includes a window with the following:
- a CDS encoding IS1634 family transposase, protein MNTHLLVVIMFITTSEVGVMSFEVIQKVGRYQYIYLAEGFRNKDGQSRQKRRPIGKIDPETGHKVYKAEYLEELRISGNPIQIPSTQTMFSIEDVRKSSVRSYGLFWLYRSLSERLGLIDALRQAIPDYWQELFMLACYMISTSDPLLDCSDWISGTESYPVGSMTSQRISELLISITDQQRNDFYKNWCEANPADDYLALDITSASSYSELIDDVEWGYNRDHDHLPQINLCMLMGETRRLPIYQSLFSGSQKDVRTLTTTLSQFEAITENRAITVVMDKGIYSKRNIDFLLNDTGNGTVKFLIAVPFTAAFSKQQVESEQKDIDRVENTIVINDNSMRAVTKERSWDPQNKIYTHVYYSAVKAMGIREDLYASIALLREKAIENPEKWINDEECRKYLVIRKSDKQASGYTVSIRNDVVEKSLETAGWVVLISNDISDAKRAMSIYRDKDVVEKGFLRLKNSIDLGRLRVHSDNAAQGKLFVGFIASVIMSGINQVMSDKDLYRKYTMKELQRILAKLRIQEIHEHIIIAPLTKEQRMIFEAFDISLGE, encoded by the coding sequence TTGAATACTCATCTGCTTGTTGTTATAATGTTTATAACAACAAGTGAGGTGGGTGTTATGAGTTTTGAGGTAATCCAAAAGGTGGGCCGGTATCAATATATTTATTTAGCCGAAGGGTTTCGCAATAAAGATGGCCAATCGCGGCAAAAACGGCGACCGATCGGCAAGATCGATCCTGAAACAGGACATAAAGTGTACAAAGCCGAATATCTTGAGGAGCTACGGATCTCTGGTAATCCCATTCAGATCCCTTCCACACAAACCATGTTTTCCATCGAAGATGTCCGCAAATCATCCGTTCGCTCCTATGGGCTGTTCTGGCTGTATCGTTCCCTATCTGAACGACTTGGTTTGATCGATGCCTTACGGCAAGCGATCCCTGATTACTGGCAGGAACTGTTCATGTTGGCCTGCTATATGATTTCTACCAGTGATCCACTTCTTGATTGCTCTGACTGGATCTCAGGCACAGAGTCGTATCCGGTGGGCTCGATGACCTCTCAGCGAATCAGTGAACTTTTGATTTCTATTACGGATCAGCAACGGAATGATTTTTATAAGAACTGGTGTGAGGCCAATCCAGCTGATGACTATTTGGCTTTGGACATCACCTCTGCATCATCCTATTCGGAACTGATTGATGATGTGGAATGGGGATACAATCGCGACCACGATCATCTCCCCCAGATCAATCTTTGTATGCTGATGGGGGAAACCAGACGGCTGCCGATCTATCAATCCCTATTCAGTGGAAGTCAAAAGGATGTCCGTACGCTGACGACCACCTTGAGTCAGTTTGAGGCGATCACAGAGAATCGGGCAATCACAGTAGTGATGGACAAAGGGATCTACAGCAAGCGGAATATCGATTTTCTGCTCAATGACACCGGCAATGGAACAGTGAAGTTTTTAATCGCGGTACCATTTACCGCCGCTTTTTCCAAGCAGCAAGTGGAGAGCGAGCAAAAAGACATCGATCGTGTGGAAAACACAATTGTCATCAATGACAACTCGATGAGAGCCGTCACCAAAGAGCGGTCCTGGGATCCGCAGAACAAAATATACACGCATGTTTACTACAGTGCCGTGAAGGCAATGGGAATTCGTGAGGACCTGTATGCATCCATTGCTCTATTGCGTGAAAAGGCCATTGAAAACCCAGAAAAATGGATTAATGACGAGGAATGTAGAAAATACCTGGTGATTCGAAAATCCGATAAACAAGCCAGCGGATACACCGTCAGCATTCGAAATGATGTCGTTGAAAAAAGTCTGGAAACGGCAGGTTGGGTGGTCCTGATCAGCAATGACATCAGTGATGCCAAAAGAGCCATGAGCATCTATCGAGACAAGGACGTTGTAGAAAAAGGCTTCCTTCGTCTCAAAAACAGTATTGACTTAGGGAGACTACGTGTCCACAGCGACAACGCCGCTCAAGGGAAACTATTCGTCGGCTTTATTGCCTCTGTTATCATGTCTGGGATTAATCAGGTGATGAGTGACAAGGATCTATACCGTAAATACACCATGAAAGAGCTTCAGCGGATCCTGGCCAAACTCCGAATCCAAGAGATCCATGAACACATCATCATTGCACCGCTAACAAAAGAGCAGCGAATGATCTTTGAGGCATTCGACATTTCCTTGGGGGAGTGA
- a CDS encoding transposase codes for MARPTDSNSPYRVSIHHNNGYHYASTQPARVNPKTGKREYRHVYWGTVTDDLKFIPGKNYLLESIEERGKLIFPEGWDLSEIDKLSGRRKAGRPVIESQDENRLYGDIWLLEKIAEQTGLRFDLMSTFDGDKEKVDTLMTLALYLLCGRETYNQLASWQRIAKTPWAKPLSSPYITRFTQSITEQDRMAFLRLRARRLHDNELCAVDSTSCSSYGHSLADIHYGRNKEQLPLPQTLEVVVYTLDGHMPVYYRSFAGNTPDSRSLAVILKDLKQAGMKRIILITDRGYESIRNLELYIDQQQRMIMGTKTGQKHVRQLIDEFGNFGHHPEGMQVDPEERIYYLQKDMDYQIEGQRDNLKKADNLKLNLYFDPIRRGNELTDLDIALAAQKEALEASLVNQIPLDDDETLKQVYRFYRLKYNAKTRILEDFSLDETKVIRCRREAGFFANTTHGLDMDALSANRHYRLRDEQEKYFALMKGVLGADRQRTSTETGKIGRSFILFVAQIMGCYLSHVRKTKLGEQFHSVADVLNEMRPIRYIEHPNTKAYITPFVGKQVDICEALGFEIPEGCAPDYVVKKTNKGKRGRPRKNQLVVKE; via the coding sequence ATGGCTCGTCCCACGGATTCTAACAGCCCTTACCGGGTATCGATTCATCACAATAATGGATACCACTATGCCAGTACACAGCCGGCCAGAGTGAACCCAAAGACCGGAAAACGGGAATACCGTCACGTTTATTGGGGGACGGTAACAGATGATCTTAAGTTTATTCCGGGAAAGAATTATCTTCTGGAGTCTATTGAGGAACGAGGTAAACTCATCTTCCCGGAAGGATGGGATCTAAGTGAAATTGACAAACTGTCAGGACGACGGAAGGCGGGAAGGCCGGTTATTGAAAGTCAGGATGAGAACCGGCTCTATGGCGACATATGGCTGTTGGAGAAGATTGCGGAACAGACCGGCCTGAGATTCGACCTAATGAGCACATTTGATGGGGACAAGGAAAAAGTTGATACCCTCATGACATTGGCCCTCTATCTTCTTTGTGGACGAGAGACCTATAACCAGCTGGCTTCCTGGCAGCGCATAGCCAAGACCCCCTGGGCAAAGCCACTCTCTTCTCCGTATATTACCAGGTTTACCCAGTCCATTACAGAGCAGGATCGCATGGCGTTCTTGCGTCTGCGGGCACGCCGACTCCACGACAATGAGCTGTGTGCCGTCGATTCCACAAGCTGTTCCAGCTACGGACACTCGCTGGCGGATATCCATTACGGGCGGAACAAAGAACAACTGCCCCTTCCACAGACCCTGGAAGTAGTAGTCTACACCCTGGATGGCCACATGCCAGTCTATTATCGAAGCTTTGCCGGAAACACCCCTGACTCCCGAAGCCTGGCCGTGATCCTGAAGGATTTGAAACAGGCTGGCATGAAACGAATTATCCTGATCACTGACCGGGGGTATGAATCGATCCGCAATCTGGAACTATACATCGACCAGCAGCAACGCATGATCATGGGAACCAAAACCGGCCAGAAACACGTTCGTCAGTTGATCGATGAATTCGGAAACTTCGGCCACCACCCGGAGGGTATGCAAGTGGATCCGGAGGAACGGATCTACTATCTGCAGAAAGATATGGATTACCAGATCGAAGGGCAGCGTGACAACCTTAAGAAAGCAGATAATCTGAAACTGAACCTGTACTTTGATCCCATCCGCCGAGGCAATGAACTGACGGATCTGGACATTGCTCTGGCAGCTCAAAAAGAAGCCTTGGAAGCGTCCCTTGTTAACCAAATCCCCTTGGATGATGATGAAACGCTGAAACAGGTCTACCGGTTTTATCGGTTGAAGTATAATGCGAAAACTCGAATCCTGGAGGACTTCAGCCTGGATGAGACCAAGGTCATCCGGTGTCGGCGAGAAGCAGGTTTCTTTGCCAACACGACCCATGGTTTGGACATGGATGCGTTGAGTGCTAACCGGCATTACAGGCTGCGGGATGAACAGGAGAAGTATTTTGCCCTGATGAAAGGGGTCCTGGGAGCCGACCGCCAGCGTACATCAACGGAAACTGGAAAAATTGGTCGTTCCTTTATTCTCTTTGTTGCCCAGATCATGGGCTGTTACCTAAGCCATGTCCGCAAAACAAAGCTGGGCGAACAGTTTCATTCGGTAGCGGATGTGTTAAACGAGATGAGGCCGATTCGCTATATCGAGCACCCCAACACGAAGGCGTACATTACCCCATTTGTGGGGAAGCAGGTGGACATATGCGAGGCTCTTGGCTTTGAGATCCCTGAGGGATGCGCCCCGGACTACGTGGTGAAAAAGACGAACAAGGGTAAGCGCGGACGTCCACGTAAAAATCAATTGGTCGTTAAGGAATAG
- a CDS encoding GlsB/YeaQ/YmgE family stress response membrane protein, whose product MNDQKSLVMNIIVGIVGSFLGSWLASTFFKTSFNDFSMEGLLFSVIGAAILIFLKRLVTGRGF is encoded by the coding sequence ATGAATGATCAGAAATCCCTCGTTATGAACATCATTGTCGGTATCGTCGGTTCCTTCCTCGGTTCCTGGCTGGCCTCAACTTTCTTTAAAACGAGCTTTAACGACTTCAGCATGGAAGGTCTTCTGTTCTCGGTGATCGGAGCCGCGATTCTGATTTTCCTGAAGCGACTCGTTACCGGCAGAGGATTCTAG
- the folE gene encoding GTP cyclohydrolase I FolE, with protein MDKQRIENAVREILSAIGEDPDREGLVDTPKRMAKMYEEIFSGLSEDPSDHLAVYFQEEKYEELVLIKDIPFYSVCEHHLVPFFGKAHVGYLPKGGRLTGLSKLARVVDTVAKRPQLQERLTSTIADLIMEKLEPYGVMVVIEAEHMCMTMRGIKKPGSKTITSCVRGTLASDPKSRSEVLSMIIK; from the coding sequence ATGGATAAACAACGAATTGAAAATGCCGTCCGCGAGATCCTCTCCGCCATCGGCGAAGATCCCGATCGCGAAGGTCTGGTGGATACACCAAAGAGAATGGCGAAAATGTATGAAGAGATTTTTTCAGGATTAAGCGAGGATCCCAGTGATCATCTGGCCGTCTACTTCCAGGAAGAAAAATATGAAGAGCTTGTTCTGATCAAGGACATCCCCTTCTACTCCGTGTGCGAGCATCACCTGGTTCCATTTTTCGGAAAAGCCCACGTTGGGTATCTGCCAAAAGGCGGCCGACTCACCGGACTGAGCAAACTGGCCCGGGTCGTGGATACCGTCGCCAAGCGCCCGCAGCTGCAGGAACGGCTGACCTCAACCATTGCCGATCTGATCATGGAGAAGCTGGAACCCTATGGGGTCATGGTGGTCATTGAAGCAGAACACATGTGCATGACCATGCGCGGCATCAAAAAGCCGGGATCCAAAACCATTACCTCCTGTGTCCGCGGCACGCTGGCCTCTGATCCCAAATCCAGATCAGAAGTTCTGTCCATGATCATTAAGTAG
- the folP gene encoding dihydropteroate synthase translates to MNQVKRPVITMNCRNRQLAFGEKTLIMGILNVTPDSFSDGGDFTDVDRAVAHGLAMIEEGADVIDLGGESSRPGHVQITAEEELGRILPVIDRLTAETGTILSLDTIRSEVAEQALQHGIHMINDIWGLQGDPAMAQVCARYQAPVVIMHNQDGTDYDDLMADMVRFFKKSLAIAHEAGIPDDQIILDPGIGFGKTPEQNVYVMGHLEPIIELGYPVLLATSRKSTLGKILDLPPKERMEGTLATTVLGIAQGADMVRVHDVKENLRAAKVTDAIIRGNWHG, encoded by the coding sequence ATGAATCAAGTCAAACGGCCCGTAATTACCATGAACTGCCGCAACCGGCAGCTGGCCTTTGGTGAGAAGACACTGATCATGGGCATTCTCAATGTGACCCCGGACTCGTTCTCGGACGGCGGAGACTTCACCGACGTCGACCGGGCCGTGGCTCATGGCCTGGCCATGATCGAGGAAGGAGCGGATGTCATCGACCTGGGCGGAGAATCTTCCCGACCGGGGCATGTTCAGATCACCGCCGAAGAAGAACTGGGACGGATTCTTCCGGTCATCGACCGCCTGACGGCGGAAACCGGCACGATCCTGTCTTTGGACACCATCCGCTCCGAGGTAGCCGAACAGGCCCTGCAGCATGGCATCCACATGATCAATGACATCTGGGGACTCCAGGGGGATCCCGCCATGGCACAGGTATGCGCCCGCTACCAGGCCCCGGTCGTCATTATGCACAATCAGGATGGAACCGATTATGACGATCTCATGGCCGACATGGTCCGGTTCTTCAAAAAATCACTGGCCATCGCTCATGAGGCCGGAATCCCCGATGACCAAATTATCCTGGATCCTGGCATTGGCTTTGGAAAAACACCGGAACAGAACGTATACGTCATGGGGCACCTCGAGCCGATCATCGAGCTGGGCTACCCCGTGCTTCTGGCAACCTCCCGGAAAAGCACCCTGGGAAAAATTCTGGATCTTCCGCCCAAGGAACGGATGGAAGGCACCCTGGCAACGACAGTCCTTGGAATCGCCCAGGGTGCAGATATGGTTCGAGTGCACGATGTAAAGGAAAATTTGCGAGCTGCGAAAGTAACGGATGCAATCATCCGAGGGAACTGGCATGGATAA
- the folB gene encoding dihydroneopterin aldolase produces the protein MDKILLENMHFYGYHGVLAEEKVLGQKFFVDAQLLLDLRQAGRTDDVNDTVSYAQVYRLIDAIVTGERFDLLEALAHRICGQILAAFDKVEEVHLTVKKPGAPVNGHYDYFAVTVVRRRADYD, from the coding sequence ATGGATAAGATCTTATTGGAAAATATGCATTTTTATGGCTATCACGGTGTGCTGGCCGAAGAGAAAGTATTGGGACAGAAATTCTTCGTCGACGCCCAGCTGCTGCTGGATCTGAGACAGGCCGGACGGACCGATGACGTGAATGATACGGTCAGCTACGCACAGGTCTATCGGCTGATTGACGCCATTGTCACGGGAGAACGCTTCGATCTGCTCGAAGCCCTGGCCCACCGGATCTGCGGTCAGATCCTGGCGGCCTTCGACAAAGTGGAAGAAGTCCATTTAACAGTGAAAAAGCCGGGCGCCCCCGTAAACGGCCACTATGACTACTTTGCCGTCACCGTAGTGCGGAGGCGAGCGGATTATGACTAG
- the folK gene encoding 2-amino-4-hydroxy-6-hydroxymethyldihydropteridine diphosphokinase has protein sequence MTRIFLGLGSNLGERRENIERALERLSEQVRLTKRSSFYETEPVGYDDQPWFYNIVVEGETDLEPAELLRFTQSIEQGMKRVKTIRNGPRNIDVDILIYDEIRVKTDTLEIPHPRMRQRAFVMVPLSEIEPDLVIYGTPLRDILQQLQGEAIRKVTD, from the coding sequence ATGACTAGGATATTCCTGGGTCTGGGCAGCAATCTGGGCGAGCGCCGGGAAAACATCGAACGTGCCCTGGAGCGGCTCAGCGAGCAGGTGCGCTTGACGAAACGCTCCTCCTTCTATGAGACGGAACCCGTTGGCTATGATGACCAGCCCTGGTTCTACAATATCGTCGTCGAAGGCGAAACCGATCTGGAACCGGCTGAGCTCCTGCGCTTCACCCAAAGCATCGAACAGGGCATGAAACGGGTGAAAACCATCCGGAACGGTCCGCGCAACATCGACGTGGACATCCTGATCTACGATGAGATTCGGGTTAAGACAGACACCCTGGAAATCCCTCATCCCCGCATGCGGCAGCGAGCCTTCGTTATGGTTCCGTTGTCTGAAATTGAGCCGGATCTCGTGATTTACGGCACACCCCTCCGGGACATTCTGCAACAGCTCCAGGGTGAAGCCATCCGGAAAGTGACCGACTGA
- a CDS encoding HD domain-containing protein, which yields MERVDCILQDPVFLEYLKKNEAAEQTRIFCHHDLPHFLDVCRIGMILNLERGLNLEKEIIYAAGLLHDIGRWMEYENGTDHALASAQLAEAILRRCGFPEDQTDQILGAIQAHRSRDHATALSKILYEADKASRMCHTCPARSQCKHFLHGEIFRMKY from the coding sequence ATGGAACGCGTCGACTGCATCCTGCAGGATCCGGTTTTTCTGGAATACCTGAAAAAGAACGAGGCCGCGGAACAGACCCGAATCTTCTGCCACCATGATCTTCCCCATTTTCTGGACGTCTGCCGCATCGGCATGATCCTTAATCTGGAGCGGGGACTGAACCTGGAAAAGGAAATCATTTACGCAGCCGGTCTGCTCCATGACATCGGCCGCTGGATGGAATACGAGAACGGCACGGATCACGCCCTGGCCAGCGCCCAGCTGGCGGAAGCGATCCTTAGGCGCTGCGGTTTCCCAGAAGACCAGACCGATCAGATTCTGGGGGCGATCCAGGCTCACCGCAGCCGGGACCATGCCACAGCCCTCAGCAAAATATTGTACGAAGCCGACAAAGCCTCCCGCATGTGCCACACCTGCCCCGCCCGGAGCCAATGCAAGCATTTCCTCCATGGCGAAATCTTCCGCATGAAATACTGA
- a CDS encoding PEP-utilizing enzyme: MHNITSPRSIGSKAESLNLLRKAGFRVPEFLLVQPMVQGGNAASLSQASLDPAPWSLAESDQRALEGFLKEGRYYAVRSSSELEDQAESAMAGLFETFLRVPAGEVTERIGDCLASARAERVRAFAAARGLPLAGAMTVIVQEMVEPELSGVLFTVNPQGLLNELAVVTGYGVGSGIVTDQVPVTTLIYHRQDKAELILRQPGSPELSAPQRRTLIEAGLALSQAFPWPVDAEFALAQGQLWLLQARPITALSEDVTVLDNSNLSESYPGLTLPLSIDFARTAYAGIFRGLMSRMFGQSLPPALETLAGEMVTASSGRMYYQINHWYQLMKLLPLSSWYIPLWQDMMGVNQRGIPKAEIALSPLQRACGLIRLARALVSVPREMDRLDRDFQAFRRELEQSPVTELSREELRQRYDRMKAELLSRWDVTLLNDLHAFVLTGLLRRFRGRDASAFAGEITRLGEVASLRPVQLLGHMARIAPTQLLELTDATQIQQYLAQSGPFPDLLRDYLAEYGDRYLEELKLESRTFRTNPELLAETLRALKTQGNLTDDRDDQPPVMPRGLGRWLYRRAARAIRNREVSRLNRTRIFGMARGIFLRLGELLVQAGELDDARDVFWLTQQEAMTGGSDLKQAVRERRQRYDQFGRLPMLSRLEFAGPAFDRILPDAVQAPDSQSGPIMGVGVSAGMARGRIRRVEDSSRVMPEPDEILVTRQTDPGWVFLLTRSAGIISEKGSLLSHTAIIARELSKPMVVGIPGALRRFRDGERVQINGQTGEIRRLEEHERN; the protein is encoded by the coding sequence ATGCATAACATCACTTCCCCCCGATCCATCGGATCCAAGGCCGAGTCGCTGAATCTGCTTCGCAAGGCCGGCTTTCGCGTGCCCGAATTTCTGCTGGTTCAACCGATGGTTCAGGGAGGCAATGCGGCGTCATTGAGCCAGGCCTCTTTGGATCCCGCGCCCTGGTCACTGGCGGAGTCCGATCAAAGAGCGCTGGAAGGCTTTCTGAAAGAGGGCAGGTACTACGCCGTGCGTTCCTCCTCCGAGCTGGAGGACCAGGCCGAGTCAGCCATGGCCGGTCTGTTTGAAACATTTTTGCGGGTGCCCGCCGGGGAAGTGACTGAGCGCATCGGCGACTGCCTGGCCTCCGCGAGAGCCGAGCGGGTCAGGGCCTTTGCCGCGGCCCGGGGGCTGCCGCTGGCCGGGGCAATGACGGTCATTGTGCAGGAGATGGTCGAGCCCGAGCTCTCCGGAGTTCTGTTCACGGTCAATCCTCAGGGGCTGCTCAACGAACTGGCAGTGGTGACAGGCTATGGCGTGGGCAGCGGCATTGTGACGGATCAGGTTCCGGTGACGACTCTGATTTACCATCGGCAGGACAAGGCGGAGCTGATCTTGCGCCAGCCCGGCTCGCCGGAGCTGTCTGCCCCGCAGCGCCGCACGCTGATCGAGGCCGGTCTGGCCCTGAGTCAGGCTTTTCCCTGGCCGGTGGATGCGGAATTCGCCCTGGCGCAGGGACAGCTGTGGCTGTTGCAGGCTCGACCCATAACCGCACTGTCAGAAGACGTCACCGTTCTGGACAACAGCAACCTGTCCGAGAGCTATCCCGGGCTGACCCTGCCGCTGTCCATTGACTTTGCCCGGACCGCCTATGCCGGCATTTTCCGGGGACTGATGTCCCGGATGTTCGGACAAAGTCTGCCCCCGGCGCTGGAAACCCTGGCGGGGGAGATGGTCACGGCCTCCTCGGGCCGGATGTATTACCAGATCAACCACTGGTATCAGCTGATGAAGCTGCTGCCGCTGTCCTCCTGGTATATTCCGCTGTGGCAGGACATGATGGGGGTGAATCAGCGAGGGATTCCAAAGGCCGAGATCGCTCTGAGTCCGCTGCAGCGGGCCTGCGGTCTGATTCGGCTGGCTCGGGCACTGGTCTCAGTACCCCGGGAGATGGACCGGCTGGATCGGGATTTTCAGGCGTTTCGCCGGGAGCTGGAGCAGTCTCCGGTAACCGAGCTCTCCCGGGAAGAACTCAGGCAGCGGTACGATCGGATGAAGGCGGAGCTGCTGAGCCGCTGGGATGTTACCCTGCTCAATGACCTTCATGCCTTTGTGCTGACCGGTCTGCTCCGACGATTCAGGGGGCGGGACGCCTCTGCCTTTGCCGGGGAAATCACCCGGCTGGGGGAAGTGGCCAGTCTCAGGCCGGTACAGCTCCTGGGGCATATGGCGCGAATCGCCCCGACCCAGCTGCTGGAACTGACGGATGCGACTCAAATTCAGCAGTATCTGGCGCAGTCGGGACCCTTTCCGGATCTGCTGCGGGACTATCTGGCGGAATACGGGGATCGCTATCTGGAGGAACTGAAGCTGGAGTCCAGAACCTTCCGGACAAATCCGGAACTTTTGGCTGAGACCCTGCGGGCCTTGAAGACCCAGGGGAATCTGACCGATGACCGGGACGACCAACCGCCGGTCATGCCTCGCGGTCTGGGCAGATGGCTTTACCGCCGCGCCGCCCGGGCCATTCGCAACCGGGAAGTTTCCCGGCTGAACCGGACAAGGATTTTCGGCATGGCCCGGGGAATATTCCTGCGACTGGGCGAGCTCCTTGTTCAGGCCGGGGAACTGGACGATGCCAGGGATGTCTTCTGGCTGACTCAACAGGAAGCAATGACCGGAGGAAGTGATTTGAAACAGGCGGTGAGAGAACGGCGGCAGCGGTATGACCAGTTCGGACGGCTGCCGATGCTCTCGCGGCTGGAATTCGCCGGTCCGGCCTTTGACCGGATCCTGCCGGATGCCGTTCAGGCACCGGATTCTCAGTCGGGACCGATTATGGGCGTGGGGGTCTCCGCAGGCATGGCGCGGGGCCGAATCCGACGGGTTGAGGATTCATCCAGGGTGATGCCGGAGCCGGATGAGATCCTGGTGACGCGCCAGACCGATCCCGGCTGGGTGTTTCTGCTCACCCGCTCGGCGGGGATCATTTCGGAAAAGGGTTCCCTGCTGTCCCACACGGCCATCATTGCCCGGGAGCTGAGCAAGCCGATGGTGGTGGGAATTCCGGGGGCACTCCGGCGCTTCCGGGACGGGGAGCGGGTACAGATCAATGGTCAGACCGGGGAAATCAGGAGGCTGGAAGAACATGAACGTAATTGA
- a CDS encoding UbiA family prenyltransferase, whose product MWGRLRIYLKEMYPVLPRLFVAGLIFFEIYFVLLLNQKVTRFDLNHQELIGVFTVFAFLLFLRIADDFKDYETDRLMFPQRPLPSGRVRKSDLRGLLVLVLAPALVLNFLWMNNLVWFLLLFGYGLAMSVWFFARERIRNSLLLAVVTHNPVLMILNLYIISFTVIKYGLPAVTLPAVLLAFSLYFPGLIWEVARKIRAPREETEYVTYSSLWGVRRATRFVQVLTLVDILTNLILIWSINRPLAAALAANVAVMTRDFSRFIADPDRFRLIDKVERYTILTESIMVAAVAIHLLLGPA is encoded by the coding sequence ATGTGGGGGCGACTTAGGATCTACCTGAAGGAGATGTATCCGGTTCTCCCCCGGCTGTTCGTCGCCGGCCTGATTTTCTTCGAAATCTATTTTGTCCTGCTGCTGAACCAGAAGGTCACCCGGTTTGACCTGAATCATCAGGAACTCATCGGCGTCTTTACCGTTTTTGCCTTTCTTCTGTTTCTGCGCATTGCCGATGATTTCAAAGATTATGAGACCGACCGGCTGATGTTCCCGCAGCGTCCGCTGCCCTCCGGGCGGGTCCGGAAAAGCGACCTGAGGGGGCTGCTGGTTCTGGTCCTGGCACCGGCGCTGGTGCTCAACTTCCTCTGGATGAACAATCTGGTCTGGTTTTTGCTGCTGTTTGGCTACGGCCTGGCCATGTCGGTCTGGTTCTTTGCCCGGGAGCGGATCCGGAACAGTCTGCTGCTGGCGGTGGTGACCCACAATCCGGTGCTGATGATCCTGAATCTCTACATCATTTCCTTTACCGTCATCAAGTACGGTCTGCCGGCGGTCACGCTGCCGGCCGTGCTTCTGGCCTTTTCCCTGTACTTTCCGGGACTGATCTGGGAGGTGGCCCGCAAGATCCGCGCTCCCCGGGAGGAAACGGAGTATGTCACCTATTCCAGTCTGTGGGGGGTTCGCCGGGCCACCCGGTTTGTCCAGGTGCTGACGCTGGTGGATATTTTGACCAATCTGATTCTGATCTGGTCCATCAACCGGCCGCTGGCAGCGGCACTGGCCGCCAACGTGGCCGTCATGACCCGCGATTTTTCCCGGTTCATTGCGGATCCGGACCGATTCCGGCTGATTGACAAGGTGGAGCGCTACACCATCCTCACAGAATCCATCATGGTGGCGGCAGTAGCCATCCATCTGCTGCTGGGACCGGCCTGA
- a CDS encoding phosphatidylserine decarboxylase, with protein sequence MIYDRKTNSYGEDRPFGGSLLRLLYQNWARPIRSIFLGTNFSDQGAWVLEKLYRRRRIDALMAAHGIDPELFEGYPYDHFRDFFLRAYKKDALPAAEPDEIISPSDGKVMVHRIGEDLKVRVKGRLYTLRELMGGHEAAELFRGGHLFLIRLSLDDCHRFLYTENGAFSGRPIRKIPGRLHTVSALSDGEPVLKENERRYSILETRRGLVGVMEVGALLVGRIRYHAAQRPVKYQERGWFEPGGSTIILLYQKGMVQPDLDLIRETAAGHEVRVRQGERIGTYVGAT encoded by the coding sequence ATGATTTATGACCGGAAAACCAATTCCTATGGGGAGGACCGGCCCTTTGGCGGCTCGCTGCTGCGTCTGCTTTATCAAAACTGGGCTCGACCGATTCGATCGATCTTTCTGGGCACCAATTTTTCCGACCAGGGGGCCTGGGTGCTGGAGAAGCTGTACCGGCGCAGGCGGATCGATGCTCTGATGGCAGCCCATGGCATTGATCCGGAGCTGTTCGAGGGCTATCCCTATGATCATTTCCGTGACTTTTTCCTGCGCGCCTACAAAAAGGACGCGCTGCCCGCCGCGGAGCCCGATGAGATCATCAGTCCCAGCGACGGCAAAGTCATGGTTCACCGCATCGGAGAAGACCTCAAAGTCCGGGTCAAGGGCCGGTTGTATACCCTGCGCGAACTGATGGGGGGCCATGAGGCCGCCGAGCTGTTTCGCGGCGGGCACCTGTTTCTGATCCGGCTGTCGCTGGATGACTGCCACCGCTTTCTCTATACGGAGAACGGCGCCTTCAGCGGACGCCCCATCCGCAAGATCCCAGGGCGGCTCCACACGGTGTCTGCTTTGTCCGACGGCGAACCGGTGCTGAAAGAAAATGAGCGACGCTACAGTATCCTGGAAACCCGACGCGGTCTGGTGGGGGTCATGGAAGTCGGAGCGCTCCTGGTGGGCCGGATCCGCTACCATGCGGCCCAGCGGCCGGTGAAGTACCAGGAACGGGGCTGGTTTGAGCCCGGCGGATCCACCATTATTCTGTTGTATCAGAAAGGAATGGTGCAGCCCGATCTGGATCTGATCCGCGAAACGGCGGCAGGTCATGAGGTCCGGGTGCGCCAGGGCGAAAGGATCGGAACGTATGTGGGGGCGACTTAG